From one Desulfurobacterium thermolithotrophum DSM 11699 genomic stretch:
- the dapF gene encoding diaminopimelate epimerase, giving the protein MELRFSKLQGTGNDFVIIDNRNKGFEKFIDNLPIKKAVQKICQRKTGVGADGLILIENSEIADFKWQFFNSDGSTAEMCGNGARCVARFAFQKGIAPQKMKFETLAGIIEAEVNVSTVKVKLTKPHDLKLNLNVEGVSGHFINTGVPHFVVFVDRIEDVNVREVGRKIRFSELFQPSGTNVNFVEAQLDKIFVRTYERGVEDETLACGTGSVASALISGKVFKMNSPIEVVTKNRERLKVYFDKNMNDVFLEGATTWVYDGFLNREVLNE; this is encoded by the coding sequence ATGGAGTTAAGGTTTTCAAAACTTCAGGGAACTGGGAATGATTTTGTAATCATCGATAATAGAAACAAAGGGTTCGAAAAGTTTATAGACAACTTACCTATAAAAAAAGCTGTTCAGAAAATCTGTCAAAGAAAAACTGGAGTTGGTGCAGATGGATTAATCCTTATAGAGAACTCTGAGATTGCAGACTTTAAATGGCAATTTTTTAATTCAGATGGTTCAACTGCTGAAATGTGTGGAAATGGTGCTCGGTGTGTGGCAAGGTTTGCTTTTCAAAAAGGTATAGCACCACAAAAAATGAAATTTGAAACTCTTGCAGGTATAATTGAAGCCGAAGTTAATGTAAGTACTGTAAAGGTTAAACTGACTAAGCCTCATGACCTTAAACTTAACCTAAATGTTGAAGGAGTAAGTGGTCATTTCATAAATACCGGAGTTCCCCACTTTGTAGTTTTTGTTGATAGGATAGAAGATGTAAATGTCAGGGAAGTAGGAAGAAAGATAAGGTTTTCTGAACTCTTTCAACCTTCTGGAACAAACGTTAACTTTGTAGAAGCGCAACTTGATAAGATTTTTGTTAGAACTTATGAAAGAGGAGTCGAGGACGAAACTCTTGCCTGTGGAACAGGCTCAGTGGCTTCTGCTTTAATTTCAGGCAAAGTTTTTAAAATGAATTCACCCATCGAGGTTGTAACTAAAAACAGAGAAAGACTGAAAGTTTACTTTGACAAAAATATGAATGATGTTTTCCTTGAAGGAGCTACAACTTGGGTTTACGATGGCTTCTTAAATAGGGAAGTTCTTAATGAGTGA
- a CDS encoding uracil-DNA glycosylase, with the protein MSDIKRFLKFLELIGYDEVRLPKGELLMVKKEESSLQKELEKLKEEVLNCCKCRLCKTRTNVVFGEGDTTTNLMFIGEAPGEQEDLQGRPFVGRAGQLLTRFLNLYGISRDKIFITNVVKCRPPGNRNPAQDEIKSCYPFLEKQIEIIKPKVILCLGAFAARTILNLPEKTPISRIRGKEQKLGEIVVIPTFHPAYLLRNRKGEPEFQKDLELALRLAGFIK; encoded by the coding sequence ATGAGTGATATTAAGCGTTTCTTAAAGTTTTTAGAACTTATAGGTTACGATGAAGTTAGATTACCTAAGGGAGAGCTCTTGATGGTTAAGAAAGAAGAATCTTCTTTGCAAAAAGAGTTAGAAAAACTAAAAGAAGAAGTATTAAACTGCTGCAAGTGTAGACTCTGTAAAACAAGAACAAATGTTGTTTTTGGAGAAGGAGATACAACGACTAATCTTATGTTTATTGGTGAAGCTCCAGGAGAGCAGGAAGACCTTCAAGGAAGACCTTTTGTTGGAAGAGCTGGACAACTCTTAACAAGATTTTTAAATCTTTATGGAATTTCAAGAGATAAAATTTTTATAACTAATGTTGTTAAATGTAGACCTCCAGGAAACAGAAATCCTGCTCAAGATGAAATCAAAAGTTGTTATCCATTTCTTGAAAAACAGATTGAAATTATAAAACCAAAAGTTATTCTTTGTCTTGGAGCTTTTGCTGCAAGAACAATTTTAAATCTTCCTGAAAAAACACCAATTTCAAGGATAAGAGGGAAAGAACAAAAGCTTGGAGAAATTGTTGTTATTCCTACGTTCCATCCAGCATATCTATTAAGAAATAGAAAAGGAGAACCTGAATTTCAAAAAGATCTTGAGTTGGCACTGAGGCTTGCAGGATTTATTAAGTAA
- a CDS encoding SO_0444 family Cu/Zn efflux transporter: MIGFFIAGILHELLPEDFIKKHLGKGNFGSLIKATIFGIPLPLCSCSVVPFIGALRKQDANKGAVLTFTMATPITGIDSILATYGIFGLFFTVYRVITSLILALVAGLLSIIFNGKDSKEEIVLKTNCSSSSKLCDFHYKEETLLKTNCCCSSKSQERKTFSLKRALKYGFETLFKDIAKPLFLGIVIGSLITTFIPQNLETFLRENALFSYILVLAVAIPMYVCATSSLPIAASLIIAGVPVGAAFVFLTAGPATNAVTIGVVDKILGRRTLFIYLATVVIGSILFGVFLDSIFEVQGINAKEIVHLEEVSNPLKVLFTGFFLILLSINLWKIRREKSPKMGS, encoded by the coding sequence ATCATCGGATTTTTTATAGCTGGAATTTTACACGAATTGTTGCCTGAGGATTTCATAAAAAAGCATCTCGGAAAAGGAAATTTTGGATCATTAATTAAAGCAACAATTTTTGGTATACCGTTACCACTTTGTTCCTGTAGCGTAGTTCCATTTATTGGAGCTTTAAGAAAGCAAGATGCAAACAAGGGAGCAGTGTTAACATTTACTATGGCTACACCCATTACTGGAATTGATTCTATTTTAGCAACCTATGGGATATTCGGTCTTTTCTTTACAGTGTATAGAGTTATTACTTCTCTTATCCTAGCCTTAGTTGCTGGATTGTTAAGCATTATTTTCAATGGTAAAGACTCTAAGGAAGAAATAGTTTTAAAAACTAACTGTAGTAGTAGTAGTAAATTGTGTGATTTTCACTATAAGGAAGAAACGCTTTTAAAAACTAACTGTTGTTGTAGTAGTAAATCTCAGGAAAGAAAAACGTTCTCTTTAAAGAGAGCTCTTAAATATGGATTTGAAACATTGTTTAAAGACATTGCAAAACCTCTTTTCTTGGGTATAGTCATAGGTAGTTTAATTACAACTTTTATACCTCAGAATTTAGAAACTTTCCTGAGGGAGAATGCTCTTTTCAGTTATATCTTAGTCTTAGCAGTGGCTATTCCAATGTATGTATGTGCTACTTCCTCTCTTCCCATAGCTGCATCCTTAATTATTGCTGGAGTACCGGTAGGAGCAGCCTTTGTATTTTTGACAGCAGGACCAGCTACTAATGCCGTTACAATAGGAGTAGTAGATAAAATTCTTGGTAGAAGAACCCTTTTTATTTATTTGGCAACAGTAGTTATTGGAAGTATCCTATTTGGAGTTTTTCTTGACTCAATTTTTGAGGTTCAAGGAATTAACGCAAAAGAAATAGTCCATCTCGAAGAAGTTTCTAATCCACTAAAGGTTTTATTCACTGGATTTTTTCTAATCTTGCTTTCTATAAATCTATGGAAGATAAGAAGAGAGAAATCCCCAAAAATGGGGAGCTGA
- a CDS encoding CoB--CoM heterodisulfide reductase iron-sulfur subunit B family protein, whose protein sequence is MIKIGFYQGCCFQGQDAHMFETMKKVFETIDVELKLLEETTCCGGNTIDEENRKLSYAINARNIALAEEKGLDMLIPCNTCYMVIAKAKKALDTNKKLREEINDFLKEEGLEYKGKSKIWHLLDFFRDVVGYERIRRAVKRPLKGWKVAAYYGCHVLYPKEIAVDNSDNPSSLQEILRALGAEVIDDYEERNACCGYHAFFTDKSMTLRKLNRLLGNIKETGADIIATPCPLCFKSFDIYQLQMNKPPMIPATFLPELMAYAFGFDKEKSGLGHHLVKVEKE, encoded by the coding sequence ATGATAAAAATTGGATTTTATCAAGGCTGCTGTTTTCAGGGACAAGATGCCCATATGTTTGAGACTATGAAAAAAGTTTTTGAAACTATTGACGTTGAACTTAAGCTTCTTGAAGAAACTACCTGCTGTGGAGGAAATACCATAGATGAAGAAAATAGAAAACTTTCCTATGCTATAAATGCAAGAAACATCGCTCTTGCAGAAGAGAAAGGACTTGATATGCTTATTCCTTGTAATACATGCTACATGGTGATAGCAAAAGCTAAGAAGGCTCTTGATACAAACAAAAAGTTAAGAGAAGAAATAAATGATTTCCTTAAAGAAGAAGGACTAGAGTACAAAGGAAAATCAAAAATCTGGCACCTTTTAGATTTTTTTAGAGATGTTGTTGGCTATGAAAGAATAAGAAGAGCTGTTAAAAGACCTTTAAAAGGATGGAAAGTTGCTGCCTACTATGGTTGTCATGTTCTCTATCCGAAAGAAATTGCTGTAGATAATAGTGATAATCCTTCATCTCTTCAGGAAATATTAAGAGCTCTCGGTGCTGAAGTCATAGATGACTATGAAGAGAGGAACGCCTGCTGTGGCTATCACGCTTTCTTTACAGATAAATCCATGACTTTAAGGAAACTTAATAGACTACTAGGAAATATAAAGGAAACAGGAGCAGATATTATTGCTACTCCTTGTCCTCTTTGCTTTAAGTCCTTTGATATATACCAGTTACAAATGAATAAACCTCCAATGATTCCAGCTACTTTTTTGCCTGAGCTTATGGCTTACGCCTTTGGATTTGATAAGGAAAAGTCTGGACTTGGTCACCATCTTGTAAAGGTAGAAAAAGAATAA
- a CDS encoding succinate dehydrogenase/fumarate reductase iron-sulfur subunit produces the protein MKTVILKIFRFNPEKDETPYYQDYEVPVEGTLLNAFLYIKENLDSTLSFRAFCRSEVCGSCSVRVNGKTKLACKTPMKELVKTWNGKPLRIDPLNHLKIIRDLVVDIDEPIEKMRTLIPWLVPDPRVVPSDPRRESIIYPEEMEAYKDQIHCMLCFSCYSTCEAIKDNERYRGPFAFSRAYRFQVDRGDIETAKEKRIRYSISGGLWSCVQCQKCLHVCPKGVKPAEDIQHLRGQAVRKGFVDKPGAKKLKHYVDWIYATGQINRLYLPEEVYENQETRKKLTKLYESMGIEVWEVPKPVKGLLRFRDFYLEILSKEDKAMELDFSHIRRIDKKVSDFFKADICTVTDKVQKDKKSSES, from the coding sequence ATGAAAACAGTTATTCTTAAAATTTTTAGGTTTAATCCTGAAAAAGATGAAACTCCATACTATCAGGATTATGAAGTTCCTGTTGAAGGAACGCTTCTTAATGCTTTTCTTTACATAAAAGAAAATCTTGATTCAACCTTGTCGTTTAGAGCTTTCTGTAGAAGCGAAGTTTGTGGTTCTTGTTCTGTAAGAGTAAATGGAAAGACAAAGCTTGCCTGTAAAACTCCTATGAAAGAATTGGTTAAGACTTGGAATGGAAAACCTTTAAGGATAGATCCTTTAAATCATTTAAAGATTATTAGAGATTTAGTAGTTGATATAGATGAACCTATAGAAAAAATGAGAACGCTCATTCCTTGGCTTGTTCCTGATCCACGAGTCGTTCCTTCAGATCCAAGACGTGAAAGCATTATCTATCCTGAAGAGATGGAAGCTTATAAAGACCAAATTCACTGTATGCTTTGTTTTTCCTGTTATTCAACTTGTGAAGCTATAAAAGATAATGAAAGGTATAGGGGACCTTTTGCTTTCTCACGAGCCTATAGATTCCAAGTAGATAGAGGAGACATTGAGACTGCAAAAGAAAAGAGAATCAGGTATTCAATTTCAGGAGGACTTTGGAGCTGTGTTCAATGCCAAAAGTGTTTACATGTTTGTCCAAAGGGTGTGAAACCGGCGGAAGATATTCAGCACTTAAGAGGTCAAGCTGTTAGAAAAGGATTTGTAGATAAACCTGGAGCTAAAAAACTAAAGCATTACGTTGACTGGATTTATGCAACAGGACAGATAAACAGACTCTACCTTCCAGAAGAAGTTTACGAAAACCAAGAGACAAGAAAGAAACTTACAAAGCTTTATGAATCAATGGGAATCGAAGTCTGGGAAGTTCCAAAGCCTGTAAAGGGTCTTTTAAGGTTTAGAGACTTTTACCTTGAGATTCTTTCAAAAGAAGACAAAGCTATGGAACTTGATTTTTCTCACATTAGAAGAATTGATAAGAAAGTAAGTGACTTCTTTAAAGCTGACATTTGTACGGTTACTGATAAGGTTCAAAAAGATAAAAAAAGTAGTGAGTCTTAA
- a CDS encoding FAD-binding protein — MLEFDIIIVGGGGAGLYAALWAAENTILKVAVMTKVYPTRSHTGAAEGGINAVLTHSVGDSKEAHAYDTAKGSDFLADQDAIDIMCKMGAAVIYDLAHRGVPFSRRPDGRIAQRPFGGASFPRTCYAADKTGFYILQTLYEQCLKNNVTFLNEWFLLSIIHNGERVEGLTAWDIRNGGVHLIKAKAVILATGGHARIYWKRTSNALGNTGDGSAAVLRAGLPLKDMEFIQFHPTGLAKTGILVTEGARGEGGFLRNCNGERFMKRYAPEKMELAPRDIVARAIQTEIDEGRGCGPNGDYVCLDLTHLGEEKINERLPQTREHAILYEGVDPVEELIPVAPTAHYSMGGIDTNKYGETPIKGLYAAGECACVSVHGANRLGGNSLLDILVFGRLTALKAVEYADDASDTNPSLAKQKDDERRILGLMEASGKENMADLRKELGNVMMKHFGVFREESLMKEGLEKLKEIKERAKYVKVYDTSKRFNTDLISVLEFLNLVELSIPIAIPAIERRESRGAHARKDYPKRDDKNFLKHSIITLKEDGDYKLSWKPVVIKKFPPEERKY, encoded by the coding sequence ATGCTTGAGTTTGACATAATCATTGTTGGCGGCGGTGGTGCGGGTCTTTATGCTGCACTGTGGGCTGCTGAAAATACAATATTGAAAGTAGCAGTAATGACAAAGGTCTATCCAACTCGTTCTCACACAGGAGCGGCTGAAGGAGGAATAAACGCAGTCCTTACTCACTCTGTAGGAGATAGTAAAGAAGCTCATGCTTATGATACTGCAAAGGGAAGTGATTTCTTAGCTGACCAAGATGCCATTGACATAATGTGCAAGATGGGAGCAGCTGTTATTTATGATCTTGCTCATAGAGGAGTACCCTTTTCGCGAAGACCGGATGGAAGAATAGCACAAAGGCCTTTTGGAGGAGCGTCTTTCCCAAGAACATGCTATGCTGCAGATAAAACAGGCTTTTACATACTACAAACACTTTATGAACAGTGTCTAAAAAATAACGTTACCTTTCTCAATGAATGGTTTCTCCTTTCTATCATCCACAATGGTGAAAGAGTAGAAGGTCTTACAGCTTGGGATATAAGAAATGGAGGAGTACACCTTATAAAAGCTAAAGCGGTAATTCTTGCTACAGGCGGTCATGCAAGAATCTACTGGAAAAGAACTTCAAATGCTCTTGGAAATACAGGAGATGGATCAGCTGCTGTATTAAGGGCGGGTTTACCTCTTAAAGATATGGAATTTATTCAGTTTCATCCTACAGGTCTTGCAAAGACTGGAATTCTTGTAACAGAAGGTGCAAGAGGAGAAGGTGGATTTTTAAGAAATTGTAATGGCGAAAGATTTATGAAAAGGTATGCACCGGAAAAGATGGAACTTGCGCCAAGAGATATTGTTGCACGGGCCATTCAAACAGAAATTGACGAAGGAAGAGGTTGTGGTCCTAACGGAGATTACGTTTGTCTTGATCTTACACATCTTGGAGAAGAAAAGATAAACGAAAGATTACCTCAAACAAGAGAACACGCAATTCTTTATGAAGGTGTTGATCCGGTAGAAGAGCTTATTCCTGTTGCTCCTACCGCACACTATTCAATGGGAGGGATAGACACAAATAAATACGGAGAAACACCAATAAAAGGACTTTATGCTGCTGGAGAGTGTGCTTGTGTTTCTGTTCATGGTGCTAATAGACTTGGTGGAAACTCTCTTTTAGATATTTTAGTTTTTGGAAGGCTTACTGCTTTAAAAGCAGTTGAGTATGCTGACGACGCTTCTGATACAAATCCTTCTCTTGCAAAGCAAAAAGATGATGAAAGAAGAATTCTCGGACTTATGGAAGCTAGTGGGAAAGAAAATATGGCAGATTTAAGGAAAGAACTCGGAAATGTCATGATGAAGCACTTTGGAGTATTCCGAGAAGAATCTTTAATGAAGGAAGGTCTTGAAAAGCTTAAAGAAATTAAAGAAAGAGCAAAATATGTAAAAGTTTATGACACAAGTAAAAGGTTTAACACTGATTTAATTTCAGTTCTTGAGTTTTTAAATCTTGTTGAGCTTTCAATTCCAATTGCAATTCCTGCTATTGAAAGAAGAGAAAGCCGTGGTGCTCACGCAAGAAAAGATTATCCAAAAAGAGATGACAAAAACTTTCTAAAACACTCAATAATAACTTTAAAAGAAGATGGAGATTACAAGCTAAGCTGGAAACCTGTAGTCATTAAAAAGTTTCCTCCAGAAGAAAGGAAATATTAG
- the sdhA gene encoding succinate dehydrogenase flavoprotein subunit encodes MLQYDIIIVGAGGAGLYAALETSKRKGLKVAVVSKVFPTRSHTGAAQGGVNAALGNVAPDSPEKHAYDTVKGSDFLADQDAVEVMCGIAPKIIREMEHMGLPFSRLQNGKIAQRPFGGASFPRTCYAADKTGHVMLQTLYEQCIKNNVTFLNEWFALSLVHNGERIAGIVAIDLKTGEIHGIRAKAVILATGGHARIYWKRTSNAIGNTGDGPAMALRAGVPLKDMEFVQFHPTGLRRTGILVTEGARGEGGYLINNKGERFMERYAPEKMELAPRDLVSRAIETEIMEGRGFKDSEGNEFVYLDLRHLGRKKILERLPQIRELAIDFEGIDPIEEPIPIRPTAHYSMGGIDTDIYGRTKIKGLYAAGECGCVSVHGANRLGGNSLLDIVVFGKLAGEDAINYVSENSFVPFDESAVKKEEENIKALFEADGKEKLVELRNELSDIMSYGVGIFREEKKMKEALEKVREIKERAKHIKVYDREMLFNTNLQQTIEFLNMVEVAETIVLGALERKESRGAHSRIDYPQRDDENFLKHSIIEKGDDGELKISWKPVKITKFQPEERKY; translated from the coding sequence ATGCTTCAGTACGACATAATCATTGTTGGAGCAGGAGGAGCAGGTCTATATGCCGCTCTTGAAACAAGTAAAAGGAAAGGTTTAAAAGTAGCTGTTGTTTCAAAGGTTTTTCCAACTCGTTCACATACAGGTGCAGCCCAGGGAGGAGTTAATGCCGCATTAGGTAATGTTGCTCCAGATAGCCCTGAAAAACACGCTTACGATACTGTGAAAGGAAGTGACTTTTTAGCAGATCAAGATGCTGTAGAAGTAATGTGTGGAATTGCTCCCAAAATAATCAGAGAGATGGAACATATGGGTTTACCTTTTTCAAGACTTCAAAACGGTAAGATTGCTCAAAGACCTTTTGGAGGAGCATCCTTCCCAAGAACTTGTTATGCTGCAGATAAGACAGGACACGTAATGCTACAAACACTTTATGAACAATGCATAAAGAATAATGTAACTTTTCTTAACGAATGGTTTGCTCTTTCCTTAGTTCATAATGGTGAAAGGATTGCTGGTATTGTTGCCATTGACTTAAAAACTGGAGAAATTCATGGAATTAGAGCAAAAGCTGTAATTCTTGCTACAGGCGGTCATGCAAGAATCTATTGGAAAAGAACTTCAAATGCTATTGGAAATACAGGTGACGGTCCTGCAATGGCTCTAAGAGCTGGAGTTCCTCTTAAGGACATGGAATTTGTTCAATTCCATCCTACAGGCCTTAGAAGAACAGGGATTCTTGTAACAGAAGGTGCAAGAGGAGAAGGAGGATACCTTATAAACAATAAAGGTGAGCGTTTTATGGAAAGGTATGCTCCAGAAAAGATGGAGTTAGCTCCAAGAGATCTAGTATCTCGAGCAATAGAAACAGAGATAATGGAAGGAAGAGGATTTAAAGACAGTGAAGGGAACGAGTTTGTTTATCTTGATCTTAGACATCTTGGCAGAAAGAAGATTTTAGAAAGACTACCTCAAATTCGAGAGTTGGCTATTGATTTTGAAGGTATTGATCCAATAGAAGAACCTATTCCAATAAGGCCAACTGCTCATTATTCTATGGGTGGAATAGACACAGATATTTACGGAAGAACAAAGATTAAAGGGCTTTACGCTGCTGGTGAATGTGGTTGTGTTTCTGTTCACGGTGCTAATAGACTTGGTGGAAATTCTCTTTTAGACATAGTTGTTTTCGGTAAACTTGCTGGAGAAGACGCTATTAATTATGTTTCTGAAAATAGCTTTGTTCCTTTTGATGAATCTGCAGTTAAGAAAGAAGAAGAAAACATAAAAGCATTATTTGAAGCAGATGGTAAAGAAAAACTTGTAGAGCTCAGAAATGAACTAAGCGATATTATGAGCTATGGAGTTGGAATATTTAGAGAAGAAAAGAAAATGAAAGAAGCTCTTGAAAAGGTTAGAGAAATTAAAGAAAGAGCAAAGCATATAAAAGTTTACGATAGAGAAATGCTATTTAATACAAATCTTCAACAGACTATTGAGTTTCTTAACATGGTTGAAGTAGCTGAAACTATAGTTTTAGGAGCTCTAGAAAGAAAAGAAAGTAGAGGTGCTCACTCAAGAATAGATTATCCACAAAGAGATGACGAAAACTTTTTAAAACACTCAATAATTGAGAAAGGAGATGATGGAGAACTGAAGATAAGCTGGAAACCTGTGAAGATTACTAAGTTCCAACCTGAAGAGAGAAAGTATTAA
- a CDS encoding succinate dehydrogenase/fumarate reductase iron-sulfur subunit gives METKKVTFKIRRFNPKKDEKPYYEDYTIDVPKGMTILEALQYIKDNIDPTLSFRAFCRSAICGSCSVKINGYPKLACKTQVFNELEIYNTDTLIIEPLDNMEVIRDLIVNWDSAFERMEKMNPYLIPDPEVVPETLDEESKVYPRELKKFDKFTDCILCTSCYSMCGIVRINSNYGGPFPFARVYRFAVDPRDSLKKERAKVGYAFDMWNCVRCNKCADVCPKHIAPVDGILKLRGLSIEVGLKDNPGARHVMAFYKSLLDSGMLNEVLLPLRAKGLKGVIENLSLGIKLILKGRAHSPFMKPIKEHETLLKVMKVAMEVE, from the coding sequence ATGGAAACTAAAAAGGTGACTTTTAAAATAAGACGTTTCAATCCAAAGAAAGATGAAAAACCTTACTACGAAGATTACACAATAGATGTTCCAAAAGGAATGACAATACTTGAGGCTCTTCAGTATATAAAGGATAACATTGATCCGACTTTGTCATTTAGAGCATTTTGCAGGAGTGCAATTTGTGGCTCCTGTTCTGTAAAAATAAATGGATATCCAAAGCTTGCCTGTAAAACACAGGTTTTTAATGAATTAGAAATCTACAATACCGATACTCTTATCATTGAACCTTTGGATAATATGGAAGTCATAAGAGATTTAATAGTTAATTGGGACAGCGCTTTTGAAAGAATGGAGAAGATGAATCCTTATCTCATTCCTGATCCTGAAGTTGTTCCAGAAACACTTGATGAGGAAAGTAAAGTATATCCGCGGGAGCTTAAAAAGTTTGATAAGTTCACAGACTGTATACTATGTACAAGTTGCTATTCTATGTGTGGAATAGTAAGAATAAACAGTAATTACGGAGGACCTTTCCCCTTTGCGAGAGTTTATAGATTTGCAGTTGACCCAAGAGATTCTCTTAAGAAAGAAAGAGCAAAGGTTGGTTATGCTTTTGACATGTGGAATTGTGTAAGATGTAATAAATGTGCAGATGTTTGTCCAAAACACATAGCTCCGGTTGATGGAATTTTAAAGTTGAGAGGGCTTTCTATTGAAGTAGGCCTCAAAGACAATCCTGGAGCAAGACACGTGATGGCATTTTATAAGTCACTTCTTGATTCTGGAATGCTTAACGAGGTATTGCTACCTTTAAGAGCTAAAGGATTAAAAGGAGTAATTGAGAATTTGTCTCTTGGTATCAAGTTAATTCTCAAGGGAAGAGCTCATTCACCGTTTATGAAACCTATCAAGGAGCACGAAACACTCCTTAAAGTGATGAAAGTAGCCATGGAGGTTGAGTGA
- a CDS encoding CoB--CoM heterodisulfide reductase iron-sulfur subunit B family protein encodes MGKYAFYPGCAAKGASKELYESTVAVSDRLGLDMVELPEFSCCGAGVLEEVKDVLEIAVNARNLAYAEKAGRDIVTVCSTCLLVLRKVKHLLDNDDDLKKEINEILGEAGLEYKGNVDVKHFHWVLLEEFGEEGLREKVTNPLSNIKVYPYYGCHTIRPKDIIGYENSENPQSLEKIIRALGATPVSGKRRLECCGFHAFWPVPELSMKLTGLNLKDAKSMDADCIVTPCPLCHMNLDANQGRALKTLGENFQMPVLHLPQLVGLALGIEPKKLGIHRNIVPVNCI; translated from the coding sequence ATGGGAAAGTATGCTTTTTATCCTGGATGTGCAGCAAAGGGTGCTTCAAAAGAGCTTTATGAGTCAACTGTAGCTGTTTCAGATAGATTGGGTCTTGACATGGTCGAACTTCCTGAATTTAGTTGCTGTGGTGCAGGAGTTCTTGAAGAAGTAAAGGACGTTCTTGAAATAGCTGTAAATGCAAGAAACCTTGCTTATGCAGAAAAAGCAGGAAGAGATATTGTTACCGTTTGTAGTACATGTCTTTTAGTTTTAAGAAAAGTAAAACATCTTCTTGATAACGATGATGATTTAAAGAAAGAGATAAATGAAATTTTAGGAGAAGCAGGACTCGAGTATAAAGGAAATGTAGATGTTAAGCACTTTCATTGGGTTCTTTTAGAAGAGTTTGGAGAAGAAGGTTTAAGAGAGAAAGTTACTAATCCTCTCTCTAATATAAAAGTTTATCCATACTATGGCTGTCATACTATAAGACCCAAAGATATAATTGGCTATGAAAACTCAGAAAATCCTCAATCTCTTGAAAAGATAATAAGAGCTCTTGGAGCAACTCCTGTAAGCGGTAAGAGAAGACTTGAATGTTGTGGTTTCCACGCTTTTTGGCCAGTTCCTGAACTCTCAATGAAATTAACAGGCTTAAATCTTAAAGATGCTAAGAGTATGGATGCAGACTGTATAGTAACTCCATGTCCTCTTTGTCACATGAATCTTGACGCAAACCAAGGTAGAGCTCTCAAAACACTAGGAGAAAATTTCCAAATGCCCGTTCTTCATCTACCTCAGCTTGTAGGACTTGCTCTTGGAATAGAACCAAAGAAATTGGGTATTCATAGAAACATTGTTCCTGTTAACTGTATTTAG